The proteins below come from a single Rosa rugosa chromosome 2, drRosRugo1.1, whole genome shotgun sequence genomic window:
- the LOC133732899 gene encoding phospholipase A1-Igamma1, chloroplastic — translation MAMLTMMYAHIPATQAASAATRFPLIRSQQHQEAVLDHHPQTKTSNRTNRLAESLSHLLHLHIETPPKTDSPRFSNWNMFTEEKHSTPTTSPKEIISEKWREIHGSKDWEGLMDPLHPWLRREIVKYGEFAQATYDAFDFDSFSEFCGSCRYNKNKLFDVLGLGKNGYAVSKYIYAMSHIDMPNWLERSHLVETWSKDSNWMGFVAVSDDEETRRIGRRDIAVAWRGTVAPSEWYEDLQRKLEPIGDLDAKVEHGFLGIYKSKSEKTRYNKSSASEQVMKEVTRLVEFYKSKGEEVSLTITGHSLGGALALLNAYEAAKSIPGLPISVISFGAPRVGNNAFRDELNQMGVNTLRVVVKQDVVPKMPGLVLNEGLQKFEEITGTLEWVYTHVGAELKVDVGSSPYLKKHGFNFLGFHSLETYLHLVDGYLNKETSFRSNARRDFALVNKACDMLVEDLRIPHCWYQLEHKGLVCNHHGRWVKPIREPEDIPSPTREAEAEAHALQVEIQSDYVLQSLCTANMKGEF, via the coding sequence ATGGCAATGTTAACTATGATGTATGCTCACATTCCGGCCACTCAAGCGGCCTCCGCAGCAACCCGGTTTCCCTTGATCCGATCTCAACAGCACCAAGAAGCTGTTCTTGATCATCACCCACAAACAAAGACATCAAACAGGACCAACCGTCTAGCTGAATCACTATCCCACCTCCTCCATCTTCACATAGAAACCCCTCCTAAAACCGACAGTCCTCGCTTTTCCAATTGGAATATGTTTACTGAAGAGAAGCATTCAACTCCCACAACTTCTCCCAAGGAAATCATATCCGAAAAGTGGCGTGAAATCCACGGCTCAAAAGATTGGGAGGGTCTAATGGATCCACTCCACCCTTGGCTAAGAAGAGAGATAGTCAAGTATGGTGAATTTGCACAGGCAACATATGATGCTTTCGACTTTGACTCATTCTCTGAGTTCTGCGGGAGCTGCAGGTACAACAAGAACAAGCTCTTTGATGTTTTGGGACTGGGCAAAAATGGATATGCAGTTAGCAAATACATTTACGCCATGTCCCATATAGACATGCCTAATTGGCTGGAGAGGTCACATTTGGTTGAGACTTGGAGCAAAGATTCAAACTGGATGGGATTTGTTGCAGTGAGTGATGACGAGGAGACGAGAAGGATCGGAAGGAGAGATATTGCCGTGGCTTGGCGTGGGACGGTGGCGCCATCCGAATGGTATGAGGATCTGCAGAGGAAGTTGGAACCTATTGGAGATTTGGATGCCAAAGTTGAACACGGGTTTCTTGGGATTTACAAGTCCAAGAGTGAGAAAACCAGGTACAACAAATCTAGTGCCTCAGAGCAAGTCATGAAGGAAGTGACTAGGCTTGTTGAGTTTTATAAATCCAAGGGTGAAGAAGTGAGTCTTACAATTACAGGGCATAGCTTGGGTGGTGCTTTGGCTTTGCTCAATGCTTATGAAGCTGCAAAATCAATTCCTGGGCTACCCATTAGTGTCATTTCATTTGGGGCACCTAGAGTGGGAAACAATGCTTTCAGAGATGAGCTAAACCAAATGGGGGTCAACACACTGAGGGTTGTGGTCAAGCAAGACGTGGTTCCGAAAATGCCGGGACTTGTTTTGAATGAAGGTTTGCAGAAGTTTGAAGAAATTACCGGCACATTGGAATGGGTTTATACACATGTTGGAGCTGAACTGAAAGTTGATGTCGGCTCGTCGCCTTATCTCAAGAAACATGGGTTcaattttctagggtttcataGCCTTGAGACTTATCTTCACCTTGTGGATGGGTATTTGAATAAAGAAACTAGCTTTAGGTCAAATGCCAGGAGGGATTTTGCCTTGGTGAACAAGGCATGTGACATGTTGGTGGAGGATCTTAGAATCCCACATTGTTGGTACCAATTGGAACACAAGGGACTTGTTTGTAATCATCATGGGAGATGGGTTAAACCCATAAGAGAGCCTGAAGACATTCCTTCACCTACtagagaagcagaagcagaagctcATGCTCTTCAAGTAGAGATACAATCAGATTATGTACTTCAATCTTTATGTACTGCTAATATGAAAGGTGAATTTTGA
- the LOC133729205 gene encoding uncharacterized protein LOC133729205 yields MPPAPPDAVVRNRFLGFLIWQSIPSTLIFLLSALSPSSSKPAFPFAPWFFAVITFLSFHLSQLLFSASLSLISSTHPHPLLSPLKLSLELIRFLFVPGGSDLTGSPGSRVRVRVTVRFVAFLAAAAVSGSVAAVSVCGELGGGVWGIGRVGFRGFVMGLLYGLYYVYKRRWVLEFPIIQRPPFFSFKMGLPTAITRSLKLSGVAYLVSAILVVFLPHEFHNRVTIGRLIAEQITFYIGSFLVFLCWELSHHLHQVLNTKRCIFAPPKGSAAAETNPTEHLLAALEESTPNSLPQYLAYLDLCMICENNVDTWRRAAFFEESGETYKRVVSVCLRPLEQLASKLGDGLESPVNGKSQISNQLLSPTDQRLDSKYSEPFDNFQLYAWCAWSAASLTARSNTEDRFGVAQRSGSNAAVISTLISCLLAVETYMGKKTNVPAQFMGPASIKWATSSVGNVGVAKKRVGPIHPKAYALADVLKNSIYHIVSACHDQMVSSAKTGVLEKYWVIEGKPPFGSHELLVQKLRLFLDFRAS; encoded by the exons ATGCCTCCAGCGCCGCCGGACGCGGTGGTCCGCAACCGCTTCTTAGGGTTCCTCATCTGGCAATCCATCCCCTCCACCCTCATTTTCCTCCTCTccgctctctctccctcctcctcAAAACCCGCTTTCCCATTCGCCCCATGGTTCTTCGCGGTAATTACCTTCCTGTCCTTCCACCTCTCCCAGCTCCTCTTCTccgcctccctctctctcatctcctccaCCCACCCCCACCCACTGCTCTCGCCTCTCAAGCTCTCCCTCGAGCTCATACGCTTCCTCTTCGTTCCCGGCGGCTCCGATTTGACCGGGTCGCCGGGTTCCCGGGTCCGGGTTAGGGTCACCGTCCGCTTCGTGGCGTTTCTGGCTGCGGCGGCGGTGTCCGGGTCCGTTGCGGCGGTTTCGGTCTGCGGGGAGCTTGGTGGTGGGGTTTGGGGGATTGGGAGAGTAGGGTTTAGGGGTTTTGTGATGGGTTTGCTTTATGGGTTGTATTATGTGTATAAGCGCAGGTGGGTCTTGGAGTTCCCCATTATTCAG CGTCCGCCATTTTTTAGCTTCAAGATGGGTCTCCCCACGGCTATCACAAGATCCTTAAAGCTGTCCGGTGTGGCATACCTAGTCTCAGCTATTCTGGTGGTGTTCCTTCCCCATGAGTTTCACAACAGAGTTACAATTGGAAGGTTGATTGCGGAGCAGATTACCTTCTACATTGGGAGTTTCTTGGTGTTTCTCTGCTGGGAACTAAGTCACCATTTACATCAG GTGCTTAATACCAAGAGATGCATATTTGCGCCGCCTAAAGGATCAGCTGCAGCAGAAACAAATCCAACTGAGCATCTTCTTGCAGCTTTGGAGGAGAGCACTCCTAATTCTCTTCCTCAGTATCTTGCATATCTtgatctctgcatgatttgtgAGAATAATGTTGATACTTGGCGACGAGCTGCCTTTTTCGAAGAAAGTGGTGAAACTTACAAAAGGGTTGTATCTGTATGCTTGCGGCCTCTGGAGCAGCTTGCATCAAAGCTGGGTGATGGCTTGGAAAGTCCTGTTAATGGAAAATCCCAAATATCCAATCAGTTACTGTCGCCAACTGACCAGCGACTAGATTCAAAATACTCTGAACCCTTCGACAACTTCCAG CTATATGCATGGTGTGCCTGGTCAGCTGCTTCACTGACTGCACGCTCAAATACGGAGGACAGATTTGGGGTTGCCCAGAGATCGGGTAGTAATGCTGCTGTGATCTCAACACTGATCTCTTGCCTTCTTGCTGTTGAAACATACATGGGAAAGAAGACCAATGTTCCTGCACAGTTTATGGGGCCAGCTAGTATCAAATGGGCAACCTCGAGTGTGGGAAATGTTGGCGTGGCTAAAAAGAGAGTTGGCCCTATCCATCCCAAAGCATATGCCCTTGCCGATGTCCTCAAAAACTCAATCTACCATATTGTGTCCGCATGCCATGATCAGATGGTGAGCAGTGCCAAAACAGGCGTGCTTGAGAAGTATTGGGTCATCGAAGGCAAGCCTCCTTTTGGGTCACACGAGCTTCTGGTGCAGAAATTGCGTCTTTTCCTAGATTTTCGAGCTAGCTAA